A genomic window from Gossypium hirsutum isolate 1008001.06 chromosome D10, Gossypium_hirsutum_v2.1, whole genome shotgun sequence includes:
- the LOC107932694 gene encoding putative disease resistance protein RGA3 has product MAKSIVSAVLEKLSSFLMIPGEIKRNFELALALEEEIGKVIAHFQDIQSVLQDAESKQVKDANVRNWLKKLKDVAYDVDDVLDEWNSEKLKSQIEKEQKEARNFPLLKKMRNSISSFTFQTILYYKIASKLNGVNEQLDSIATEKDRYKFGLEKVVEEPRRLITASFIDDEEVYGRCQETEILVNVLVGENSSGGGLKLPVISIMGMGGIGKTTLAQLVYNHSDVECHFDKRIWICVSDPFDEIRIAKEILEAFKGESLNLVGKDNILQEIRSHVSGKKVLLVLDDVWSEDATRWEQLRTSLKHCSPGSRILITTRNEKVAIIMGTTSSNLFLLNTLSLEECWSLLSRRAYYGRTREECENLDDIGWKIAEKCQGLPLAAKILGGLLRFKRTREQWQNVLDSEMWDIEEAEQDLFPPLFLSYYELPLAFKQCISYCAVFPKGMILRKDELIKLWMAQDYLKGVRCEEMEIVGEEYFDELHMRSFFQDFRGDELDSGIMKYKMHDIIHDFLLVLMKTECVMLVNHDSEELKVDLSCESARYGTLIRKEAAPTEPNIFRFRKLRSLLIDSSYHDTSSLRLYLPRLFDQLTCLRTLNLSNGLFRNSIEELPDEIGKLVHLRYLNLKNNKKLKELPESLCGLCNLQTLNLKWCDSLKELPCGIGKIINLRHLENDQTNLSLMAIPKGIGRLTNLQTLSLFVVMGNSDTSSLGDLQNLIHLRGLLKISGLGAVCDVTEAKKAELENKKGLRTLILDFTISKGLMSNRWQRDDGRLLEALRPPPCLEELEIWWYNSPTISANWMMGLTKLSHVSLGYCLHLKSLPPLGKLPSLESLYIGGMSRVEKVSVEFLGVEREEILAPSSSLESPSLSVIAFPSLKHLEFEFFDLEEWEDWMPLTSREEHISIMPRLCSLTINSCPKLKALPCYVLHNTSLKQLNISQSPTLSERCRKETGEDWLKISHIPSIMIDSVRIQVNCSSVEEFGVLQFQPLHSSSLSSKNFLKAFSQN; this is encoded by the exons atggcGAAATCAATTGTTTCAGCCGTTTTGGAGAAGTTGAGTTCCTTCTTAATGATACCTGGAGAGATAAAACGCAACTTTGAGTTGGCCTTAGCTCTCGAAGAGGAAATTGGAAAAGTGATTGCTCATTTTCAGGATATTCAATCAGTACTTCAAGATGCAGAATCAAAACAG GTAAAGGATGCGAATGTGAGAAATTGGTTGAAGAAACTGAAAGATGTAGCCTATGACGTTGATGATGTGTTGGACGAGTGGAATTCTGAGAAACTGAAATCACAGATTGAGAAAGAACAAAAAGAAGCCAGAAATTTCCCCTTGCTGAAGAAGATGCGCAATTCTATCTCTTCTTTTACCTTTCAAACTATTCTATACTATAAAATTGCATCCAAGCTAAACGGAGTAAATGAACAACTTGATAGTATAGCTACTGAAAAAGATAGGTATAAGTTCGGGTTAGAGAAGGTAGTTGAAGAACCCCGAAGGCTAATAACTGCCTCTTTCATAGATGATGAAGAAGTTTATGGAAGGTGTCAAGAGACAGAGATTCTAGTGAATGTGTTGGTGGGGGAGAATAGTAGTGGAGGAGGGTTGAAGCTCCCTGTCATATCTATCATGGGGATGGGGGGAATTGGGAAAACGACACTTGCTCAACTGGTTTACAATCACAGTGATGTTGAATGTCATTTTGATAAGAGAATATGGATATGTGTCTCAGACCCTTTTGATGAGATAAGGATTGCAAAAGAGATCCTTGAAGCATTTAAAGGCGAAAGTTTGAATTTAGTTGGAAAGGATAACATCTTGCAGGAAATTCGTAGCCATGTTTCAGGGAAGAAAGTACTTCTTGTGTTGGATGATGTGTGGAGTGAAGATGCAACAAGATGGGAGCAATTGAGAACCTCCCTCAAGCATTGCTCTCCTGGGAGTAGAATTTTGATAACCACTCGGAACGAAAAAGTTGCTATAATAATGGGAACAACATCTTCAAACTTATTTCTATTAAATACTTTGTCTCTAGAGGAATGTTGGTCATTACTTAGCCGTAGAGCATACTATGGGAGGACAAGAGAGGAATGTGAAAATTTAGATGATATTGGTTGGAAAATTGCTGAAAAGTGCCAGGGCTTGCCCCTTGCTGCGAAGATTCTAGGTGGTCTCTTGCGGTTCAAGAGAACCAGAGAACAATGGCAGAATGTATTGGATAGTGAAATGTGGGACATTGAAGAGGCTGAACAAGATCTTTTCCCTCCCTTATTTTTGAGTTATTATGAGCTGCCTTTGGCTTTTAAGCAGTGCATTTCATATTGTGCTGTCTTTCCGAAAGGTATGATCTTAAGAAAAGATGAATTGATCAAGCTGTGGATGGCGCAAGATTACTTGAAGGGAGTGCGGTGTGAAGAGATGGAGATTGTTGGTGAGGAATATTTTGATGAGCTACATATGCGTTCATTTTTTCAGGATTTTAGAGGGGATGAACTAGACAGCGGTATTATGAAATACAAAATGCATGATATAATTCATGATTTTCTTCTAGTTTTAATGAAAACCGAATGTGTGATGCTAGTAAACCATGATTCTGAAGAGTTAAAAGTAGACTTGTCATGTGAAAGTGCTCGCTATGGAACACTGATTCGTAAAGAAGCTGCACCAACAGAACCTAATATTTTCCGTTTCAGAAAGTTGCGTAGCCTCCTTATTGACTCAAGCTATCATGATACCTCATCACTAAGACTATATTTGCCCAGGTTGTTTGATCAATTGACTTGCCTAAGGACTTTAAATTTGAGTAACGGTTTATTCAGAAATTCAATTGAAGAACTTCCTGATGAGATAGGAAAATTGGTTCACTTGAGATATCTTAACTTGAAGaacaataaaaaattgaaagaattaccTGAATCACTGTGTGGGTTATGTAATTTACAGACCTTAAACCTCAAATGGTGTGATAGTCTTAAAGAATTACCGTGTGGAATTGGAAAAATAATCAACTTGAGGCATCTTGAGAATGATCAAACAAACTTGAGCCTGATGGCAATACCAAAAGGAATTGGAAGATTAACGAACCTTCAGACACTAAGTTTGTTTGTTGTAATGGGTAATAGCGATACATCTAGTCTTGGAGATCTTCAAAACTTAATTCATCTTCGAGGACTTCTTAAGATAAGTGGACTGGGAGCTGTGTGTGATGTGACTGAAGCTAAGAAAGCAgagcttgaaaacaagaaagGCCTTCGGACTTTGATACTAGATTTTACTATTTCGAAGGGGTTAATGTCAAATAGGTGGCAGAGAGATGATGGAAGACTCCTTGAAGCTCTACGACCACCTCCTTGCTTGGAAGAGCTAGAGATATGGTGGTACAATAGCCCCACCATCTCTGCCAACTGGATGATGGGCTTGACCAAGTTGAGCCATGTTTCATTGGGTTATTGCTTGCACTTGAAGTCTTTGCCTCCCTTGGGGAAATTGCCATCCCTTGAATCACTCTATATAGGGGGAATGAGCAGAGTGGAAAAAGTGTCAGTTGAGTTTCTGGGTGTAGAAAGAGAAGAGATATTAGCACCTTCATCATCTTTGGAATCACCTTCATTATCTGTTATTGCCTTCCCTAGTCTAAAACatcttgaatttgaattttttgattTGGAAGAGTGGGAGGATTGGATGCCATTAACAAGCAGAGAAGAACATATTAGCATCATGCCTCGGCTTTGTTCCCTAACTATTAATTCCTGCCCAAAGTTAAAGGCACTGCCCTGCTACGTTCTTCATAATACAAGTCTAAAGCAATTGAACAT